One Spinacia oleracea cultivar Varoflay chromosome 4, BTI_SOV_V1, whole genome shotgun sequence DNA segment encodes these proteins:
- the LOC130471525 gene encoding uncharacterized protein, whose amino-acid sequence MARKKKAILNISTTKVAAKSPSVSSHTSGTSTTQNDAQNANPDALVFDSDGEELMHSPLVHPSAGMIPRKLHDTILLLDQNLGVGCNNTVGGTNPQGNGESVDIGDIGGNNTEPGVVEPPIVKEPWKNLFTGSKMASKGASLSFVTPVLQDGKKIAQLQEDEMNELTEKWKSSMVMYVVGDSPTIASVKRYMEGMWNSVAQPQVFYHDDGYFIIKFVNMKDRNQIIAGGPYTFYGKPVIIKPWIANFNFYEEVLRVIPLWVRFPNLPLNCWGCDSLSRIGSLLGVPLFADECTTRQDRVSFARVLIEMDITSPLPDCVWIEDSKGGMFKQAVTYDWLPQYCKVCCTAGHDCTKKTKPLVPKPVAKKVWVPKAVQQAHPVSEQQEQPNAVHTPEMPVNNVSDPTPWKIVTRRTKGLSRMRTLSPSNPFTVLPAELGFKELTGGDIEMQNTTEPPDEEETRVKESNFSRVVNKFGRNWKWENNYTANPRGRIWVGWLYQEVDIHVLQVHEQFIHCEIRDRYGVVELYVTLVYGLHSIDTRKNLWNSLTTLASSVGSCPWVITGDFNSPLYADDRINGTPVSATETKDFDEFITSNGLCPVKSVGHYFSWHKGTGEGKIASRIDWCLGNDEWIHKFSNVQVEYLNPSISDHSPLLINCLPDKVEGGRPFRFLNYLADHSSFSAIIQAAFTEVCHGTPMFKLWCKLKKVKAELKKLHREDFSGITEKITIARSELDKVQQSLQTGRSPALLNQEVVCIKQLRHWLRIDEIALRQKSRIQWLNLGDSNNHFFFSTVKERVRFNSIAILYDDNGTKLVDPDLIQAEILSFYKKLLGTSANTLPSIHIPTVRNGSRLNNDARQDLCRDVTDDEIDLALHGIGNNKAPGPDGLNAVFSKRLGLSSNRIFIEQ is encoded by the exons ATGGCGAGGAAGAAGAAAGCAATACTGAATATTTCTACGACGAAAGTTGCAGCGAAGTCTCCCTCAGTAAGTTCTCACACTTCAGGCACCAGTACTACTCAAAATGATGCCCAAAATGCAAACCCAGATGCTCTGGTTTTTGACTCAGATGGCGAGGAGCTGATGCATTCTCCTCTAGTCCACCCTTCGGCTGGTATGATTCCACGCAAACTTCATGATACTATTTTGTTATTGGATCAGAATTTGGGGGTTGGTTGTAATAATACTGTGGGTGGAACTAACCCTCAGGGGAATGGAGAATCTGTTGATATTGGGGATATTGGGGGAAATAACACTGAACCTGGGGTAGTTGAACCTCCGATTGTTAAAGAACCATGGAAAAATCTGTTCACTGGATCTAAAATGGCTTCAAAAGGGGCGTCCCTATCATTTGTTACACCTGTGCTGCAGGATGGGAAGAAAATTGCTCAATTGCAGGAGGACGAAATGAATGAACTCACTGAGAAATGGAAATCATCTATGGTGATGTATGTGGTAGGGGATTCCCCTACTATAGCTTCTGTGAAAAGATATATGGAAGGGATGTGGAATTCTGTTGCTCAGCCTCAGGTGTTTTACCATGATGATGGTTACTTCATCATCAAGTTTGTGAACATGAAGGACAGAAACCAGATTATTGCAGGAGGACCTTATACATTTTATGGGAAACCAGTTATCATTAAACCCTGGATAGCAAACTTTAATTTCTATGAAGAAGTACTTAGGGTTATCCCTTTGTGGGTGAGATTTCCTAATCTGCCACTCAATTGTTGGGGGTGTGATTCACTAAGCAGGATTGGTAGTCTGTTAGGGGTGCCACTCTTTGCTGATGAATGCACTACTAGGCAAGATAGAGTATCTTTTGCTCGAGTGTTGATAGAAATGGATATCACTAGCCCATTGCCTGATTGTGTCTGGATAGAGGATTCAAAGGGAGGGATGTTCAAGCAAGCTGTTACTTACGACTGGTTGCCACAATATTGTAAAGTTTGCTGTACTGCAGGCCATGATTGTACTAAAAAGACTAAACCACTAGTACCAAAACCTGTAGCCAAAAAGGTGTGGGTTCCTAAAGCTGTCCAACAAGCACATCCAGTGTCAGAACAACAGGAGCAACCTAATGCTGTGCACACTCCTGAGATGCCTGTTAACAATGTATCTGATCCTACTCCATGGAAAATTGTGACAAGAAGGACTAAGGGATTGTCTAGAATGAGGACTTTGAGCCCTAGCAACCCATTTACTGTGTTGCCTGCAGAATTGGGTTTCAAAGAATTAACAGGAGGTGATATAGAGATGCAAAATACTACTGAACCCCCTGATGAAGAAG AAACTAGAGTTAAGGAAAGCAATTTCTCTAGagtagtcaataagtttgggaGAAATTGGAAATGGGAAAATAATTACACTGCAAACCCCAGAGGTAGAATTTGGGTAGGCTGGCTTTATCAAGAAGTTGATATCCATGTATTACAGGTGCATGAACAATTTATTCACTGTGAAATTAGGGATAGGTATGGAGTGGTGGAATTGTATGTTACTCTGGTGTATGGTCTTCACTCCATTGACACTAGGAAGAATTTGTGGAACTCTCTTACTACTCTTGCCTCAAGTGTAGGTAGCTGTCCTTGGGTCATTACTGGTGATTTTAATTCTCCCCTGTATGCAGATGATAGAATCAATGGTACTCCTGTTTCAGCAACAGAAACCAAGGATTTTGATGAGTTTATTACAAGTAATGGGCTGTGTCCTGTAAAGAGTGTAGGACATTATTTCTCTTGGCACAAAGGCACTGGTGAAGGTAAAATTGCTAGCAGGATTGATTGGTGtttgggaaatgatgaatggATTCATAAATTCAGTAATGTTCAGGTTGAATACCTAAACCCTTCCATCTCTGACCACTCCCCTTTACTGATAAACTGTCTGCCAGACAAGGTGGAGGGGGGTAGACCTTTCAGATTTCTCAATTATTTGGCTGATCATAGTAGTTTTTCTGCTATTATTCAGGCAGCTTTTACTGAAGTATGCCATGGCACTCCTATGTTTAAGCTCTGGTGTAAGCTGAAAAAAGTCAAGGCTGAACTCAAGAAGTTACATAGAGAAGACTTCTCTGGTATTACTGAGAAGATTACCATTGCTAGAAGTGAGCTTGATAAGGTTCAACAGAGTTTGCAAACTGGTAGATCTCCTGCTCTTCTCAACCAAGAGGTGGTGTGCATTAAACAGCTTAGGCATTGGCTGAGAATTGATGAGATAGCATTGAGACAAAAATCTAGGATCCAATGGCTAAATCTAGGTGATTCTAACAACCACTTTTTCTTTTCCACTGTGAAAGAAAGAGTTAGATTCAATAGCATTGCCATCCTATATGATGATAATGGCACTAAATTGGTTGATCCTGATCTAATTCAAGCAGAAATTCTGAGTTTCTACAAAAAGCTGCTTGGCACTTCTGCAAACACTCTTCCCTCTATTCACATTCCAACAGTGAGAAATGGCTCTAGGCTAAATAATGATGCTAGACAGGATCTGTGCAGGGATGTCACTGATGATGAGATTGATTTGGCATTACATGGGATTGGCAATAATAAGGCTCCTGGTCCAGATGGTTTAAATGCAGTCTTTTCAAAAAGGCTTGGCCTGTCATCAAACAGGATATTTATAGAGCAGTGA